The Stappia sp. genome window below encodes:
- a CDS encoding ABC transporter substrate-binding protein, with the protein MSTRDTSSKLHPKVEDARREMERGRLNRREFVRFAALLGVGAGAAYAMAGLPSPAFADDHGNMPFPADDPNAKSGGILKIAMQVQKMEDPATYSWVEMSNQTRHILEHLAMTGPDNVTRPMLAERWEASDDLTTWTFYLRKGVKWHNGDDFTTEDVKFNFDRWMNPDLGSSNVGLSSIAAMLEERDGKKVMREGAIEVIDDHTIRFNLAKPVLSFPEDMYNYPTALLHRSFEPPFSANPIGTGPFTLVENVVGDKCILKRAENHEYWGGKVYLDEIHYYNFDEDNQLTAFATGEVDSIYEFGVEQMELAKALDGEIVSARTSQTLCCRFQVDKKPFDDKRVRQAIVKAIDNNRVMELVYPEGGDVGENHHVAPIHPEYFELPKLTRDVEGAKALLAEAGYADGLELTIDVGNTDGPWHQTVAEAMRDQLKDVGITLNVNVMPPSKYWEIWDKTPFGATAWTHRPLGTMVLSLGYRSGVPWNETNYANPEWDAALDEAESTLDVEKRRALMEKVEKILQDDAVMVQPIFRPVYTIVKSSVNGYPGHPTQYHQFNKVWKA; encoded by the coding sequence ATGTCGACCAGAGACACTTCGAGCAAGCTGCATCCCAAGGTAGAGGACGCGCGCCGGGAGATGGAGCGGGGCCGGCTGAACCGCCGCGAGTTCGTGCGTTTCGCCGCCCTTCTCGGCGTCGGCGCGGGCGCTGCCTATGCCATGGCCGGCCTTCCGAGCCCGGCCTTTGCCGACGATCACGGCAACATGCCGTTCCCGGCGGACGACCCCAACGCGAAGTCCGGCGGGATCCTGAAGATCGCCATGCAGGTGCAGAAGATGGAGGACCCGGCGACCTATTCCTGGGTCGAGATGTCCAACCAGACGCGCCACATCCTCGAGCATCTGGCGATGACCGGGCCGGACAACGTTACCCGGCCGATGCTGGCGGAGCGCTGGGAAGCCTCCGACGATCTCACGACCTGGACGTTCTATCTGCGCAAGGGCGTGAAGTGGCACAATGGCGACGACTTCACGACCGAGGACGTCAAGTTCAACTTCGACCGCTGGATGAACCCCGACCTCGGTTCGTCCAACGTCGGCCTGTCCTCGATCGCCGCCATGCTGGAGGAAAGGGACGGCAAGAAGGTCATGCGCGAGGGCGCGATCGAGGTGATCGACGATCACACCATCCGCTTCAATCTCGCCAAGCCGGTGCTGTCCTTCCCGGAGGACATGTACAACTACCCGACCGCGCTGCTGCACCGCAGCTTCGAGCCGCCGTTCTCGGCCAACCCGATCGGCACCGGTCCGTTCACGCTGGTGGAGAATGTCGTCGGCGACAAGTGCATCCTCAAGCGCGCCGAGAACCATGAGTACTGGGGCGGCAAGGTCTATCTCGACGAGATCCACTATTACAATTTCGACGAGGACAACCAGCTCACCGCCTTCGCGACCGGCGAGGTGGATTCCATCTACGAGTTCGGCGTCGAGCAGATGGAACTGGCCAAGGCGCTCGATGGCGAGATCGTCTCGGCGCGCACGTCGCAGACGCTGTGCTGCCGCTTCCAGGTCGACAAGAAACCCTTCGACGACAAGCGTGTGCGTCAGGCGATCGTCAAGGCGATCGACAACAACCGCGTCATGGAACTCGTCTATCCGGAAGGCGGCGACGTCGGCGAGAATCACCATGTGGCGCCGATCCATCCCGAGTATTTCGAACTGCCGAAGCTCACCCGCGACGTGGAGGGCGCCAAGGCGCTGCTCGCCGAGGCGGGCTACGCGGACGGGCTGGAGCTGACCATCGACGTCGGCAACACCGACGGCCCGTGGCACCAGACGGTCGCCGAGGCCATGCGCGACCAGCTCAAGGACGTCGGCATCACGCTCAACGTCAATGTCATGCCGCCCTCCAAGTACTGGGAAATCTGGGACAAGACGCCGTTCGGCGCGACCGCCTGGACGCACCGTCCGCTCGGCACCATGGTGCTCTCCCTCGGCTACCGCTCCGGCGTGCCGTGGAACGAGACCAACTACGCCAACCCGGAATGGGACGCCGCGCTCGACGAGGCGGAATCGACCCTCGACGTGGAAAAGCGTCGCGCCCTGATGGAGAAGGTCGAGAAGATCCTGCAGGACGATGCCGTCATGGTGCAGCCGATCTTCCGCCCGGTGTACACCATCGTGAAATCGTCGGTGAACGGCTATCCGGGGCACCCGACCCAGTATCATCAGTTCAACAAGGTCTGGAAGGCCTGA
- a CDS encoding ABC transporter ATP-binding protein: MSDQTPVLECRNLCISYYTRAGEIPAVVDFNLKLMPGEAHGIVGESGCGKSTVALAIMQYMGKNGAIVGGEILFDGRDMRTMSAEELRHIRGSKIAMVYQEPMASLNPSMKIGDQLAEVPIYHDGLSKAEALARAEEMLAKVRLPDPERILNAYPHQISGGQQQRVVIAMALLSNPRLLLLDEPTTALDVTVEAGIVDLINEISEEFGTSMIYISHNLGLILETCDRLTVMYSGEAVEVGDIHDVFDEMRHPYTRGLFNSIPLPGADKNAQPLVAIPGQLPLPHERPVGCNFGPRCTFFREKVCDTGKLLMHSVPGDDDHKVRCERFQEIDWARDLPPGEAKPPVEAGDTVLAVEDMTKHYLIDEGGLAIFGGEPMTVKANQNLSFTAREAETVAIVGESGCGKSTFAKVLMGLEDATDGEVMLGNVELGGLPVDKRDKATIAKLQMIFQNPFDTLNPSHTIGGQIGRVIRKFGVAKDDAEVEEIIFRLLDTVKLPRDFAKRKPRQLSGGQKQRVGIARAFAGNPKVVIADEPVSALDVSVQAAVTELLMDIQRENRTTMLFISHDLSVVRYLADRIVVMYLGQIMEQGTTEEIFAPPYHPYTEALLAAVPIADTKVEKRHIVLKGEIPSPANPPQGCPFSTRCAYMIPGTCDVTPPPQRTFGSGHRILCHLEPAELEKMEPVIKQKAPDEAAE; encoded by the coding sequence ATGAGCGATCAGACGCCGGTGCTGGAGTGCCGGAACCTTTGCATCTCCTACTACACGCGCGCGGGCGAGATCCCGGCCGTGGTGGACTTCAACCTCAAGCTCATGCCGGGCGAGGCGCACGGCATTGTCGGGGAAAGCGGCTGCGGCAAGTCGACCGTCGCGCTCGCGATCATGCAGTACATGGGCAAGAACGGCGCGATTGTCGGCGGCGAGATCCTGTTCGACGGGCGCGACATGCGCACCATGAGCGCCGAGGAGCTGCGCCACATTCGCGGCTCCAAGATCGCCATGGTCTATCAGGAGCCGATGGCCTCGCTCAATCCGTCGATGAAGATCGGCGACCAGCTCGCCGAGGTGCCGATCTATCACGACGGCCTGTCGAAGGCCGAGGCGCTGGCGCGGGCCGAGGAGATGCTCGCCAAGGTCCGCCTGCCGGATCCCGAGCGCATCCTCAACGCCTATCCGCATCAGATCTCCGGCGGCCAGCAGCAGCGCGTGGTGATCGCCATGGCGCTTCTGTCCAATCCGCGCCTGCTGCTGCTCGACGAGCCCACGACCGCGCTCGACGTGACGGTGGAAGCGGGCATCGTCGATCTGATCAACGAGATCTCCGAGGAGTTCGGAACCTCGATGATCTACATCTCGCACAATCTGGGCCTGATCCTGGAAACCTGCGACCGGCTGACGGTGATGTATTCCGGCGAGGCGGTGGAGGTCGGCGACATCCACGATGTCTTCGACGAGATGCGCCACCCCTATACGCGCGGCCTGTTCAACTCGATCCCGCTGCCGGGCGCGGACAAGAACGCGCAGCCGCTGGTCGCCATTCCGGGTCAGTTGCCGCTGCCGCACGAGCGGCCCGTGGGCTGCAACTTCGGCCCGCGCTGCACCTTCTTCCGCGAGAAGGTGTGCGACACCGGCAAGCTCTTGATGCACTCGGTGCCGGGTGACGACGATCACAAGGTGCGCTGCGAGCGCTTCCAGGAGATCGACTGGGCCCGCGACCTGCCGCCGGGCGAGGCGAAGCCGCCGGTCGAGGCCGGCGATACGGTGCTCGCCGTGGAGGACATGACGAAACACTACCTCATCGACGAGGGCGGGCTCGCGATCTTCGGCGGTGAACCGATGACGGTGAAGGCCAACCAGAATCTCAGTTTCACGGCCCGTGAGGCGGAAACGGTCGCCATCGTCGGCGAAAGCGGTTGCGGCAAGTCGACCTTCGCCAAGGTGCTGATGGGCCTAGAAGACGCCACCGACGGCGAGGTGATGCTCGGTAATGTCGAACTCGGCGGGCTGCCGGTCGACAAGCGCGACAAGGCCACCATCGCCAAGCTGCAGATGATCTTCCAGAACCCCTTCGACACGCTCAATCCCTCGCACACCATCGGCGGGCAGATCGGGCGCGTGATCCGGAAATTCGGCGTTGCCAAGGATGACGCCGAGGTCGAGGAGATCATCTTCCGGCTGCTCGACACGGTGAAGCTGCCGCGCGACTTCGCCAAACGCAAGCCGCGCCAGCTCTCCGGCGGCCAGAAGCAGCGCGTCGGCATCGCCCGCGCCTTCGCCGGCAACCCGAAGGTGGTGATCGCCGACGAGCCGGTCTCCGCGCTCGACGTGTCGGTGCAGGCGGCGGTGACGGAACTGCTGATGGACATCCAGCGGGAAAACCGAACGACGATGCTCTTCATCAGCCACGATCTCTCCGTGGTGCGCTATCTGGCCGACCGCATCGTGGTGATGTATCTCGGGCAGATCATGGAGCAGGGCACGACGGAGGAAATCTTCGCGCCGCCCTATCATCCCTACACCGAGGCCTTGCTCGCGGCCGTTCCGATTGCCGACACGAAGGTCGAGAAACGCCACATCGTGCTGAAGGGCGAGATTCCGTCGCCGGCCAACCCGCCGCAGGGCTGCCCGTTCTCCACCCGCTGCGCCTACATGATCCCCGGCACCTGCGACGTCACGCCGCCGCCGCAGCGCACCTTCGGCTCGGGGCACAGGATCCTGTGCCATCTTGAGCCGGCCGAGCTGGAAAAGATGGAGCCGGTGATCAAGCAGAAGGCCCCGGACGAGGCGGCCGAGTGA
- a CDS encoding LysR substrate-binding domain-containing protein produces the protein MDQLPGKGTPLIETDLYRTFLVISETGSFSRASEVIGRTPSAVSMQIKKLETLLGVSLFAREGRSVRLTGAGEALLGYARRILMLNEEAVSLFRAPAIEGEVRFGAPSDFGTRFLPNILTRFARSHPGVNVDVHLDGSPRLLKGLKERTLDLVLYTARPDSDAARGGEIVYTEPLAWAGLEGGVAYSREPLPLALSVSGCPWRKAARSALDAAQHPYRIAYQSFHSAGQEAALLADLAVSPFPASVIVPPLQRLDERHGLPDIGTYHLILKEAGKAGKATDAFARHVVDFFRDMAATQTAQSAQLV, from the coding sequence ATGGACCAACTGCCGGGGAAAGGAACCCCTCTGATCGAGACGGATCTCTACCGAACCTTTCTCGTGATCTCCGAAACGGGAAGTTTTTCAAGGGCGTCGGAAGTGATCGGGCGCACGCCCTCCGCCGTTTCGATGCAGATCAAGAAACTGGAAACCCTGTTGGGCGTTTCCCTGTTCGCACGCGAGGGACGCAGCGTCCGCTTGACCGGGGCGGGGGAGGCGCTGCTCGGTTACGCGCGGCGCATCCTGATGCTCAACGAGGAGGCGGTGTCGCTGTTTCGTGCGCCGGCAATCGAGGGCGAGGTGCGTTTCGGCGCGCCATCGGATTTCGGCACGCGCTTTCTGCCCAACATCCTGACCCGGTTCGCCCGCTCGCATCCGGGGGTGAATGTCGACGTGCATCTCGACGGCAGCCCGCGGCTTCTCAAGGGGCTGAAGGAGCGCACCCTCGACCTGGTGCTCTACACCGCGCGCCCGGACAGCGACGCCGCGCGCGGCGGCGAGATCGTCTACACCGAGCCGCTCGCCTGGGCGGGGCTGGAGGGCGGGGTCGCCTACAGCCGCGAGCCGCTGCCGCTGGCCCTGTCCGTGTCGGGCTGCCCCTGGCGCAAGGCGGCGCGCAGCGCGCTCGACGCCGCGCAACATCCCTATCGCATCGCCTATCAAAGCTTCCACAGCGCGGGGCAGGAGGCGGCGCTGCTCGCCGATCTCGCGGTTTCGCCGTTTCCCGCCAGCGTCATCGTGCCGCCGCTCCAGCGCCTCGACGAGCGTCACGGGTTGCCGGACATCGGGACGTACCACCTGATTCTCAAGGAAGCGGGCAAGGCCGGCAAGGCGACCGACGCCTTCGCCCGCCACGTGGTCGACTTCTTCCGCGACATGGCCGCGACGCAAACCGCCCAGTCCGCACAGCTCGTGTGA
- the hflX gene encoding GTPase HflX yields MKKQNRPKPSRDDAPSPDHAFDAKRDARGARAAVIVPVLTGRAAGESAAARRSPQARLEEAVGLAAAIDLEVVSSGIANIAQPRPGTLFGSGKVEDLAAIVRAEELELIVVDHPLTPIQQRNLEKALKCKVLDRTGLILEIFGARASTAEGTLQVELAHLKWQKSRLVRSWTHLERQRGGLGFVGGPGETQIEADRRLIQERITRLERELAQVSRTRDLHRQKRKKVPQPVVALVGYTNAGKSTLFNRLTRSEVFAKDLLFATLDPTLRRVALPHGREIILSDTVGFISDLPTHLIAAFRATLEEVTEADLVLHVRDIAHEDTEAQAQDVSDTLEILGFGAERDVPIIEVWNKIDLLAGERSAALLAANQGAGRGDGPVSVSAQNGQGLDDLLARIEAELSAGSASFDVTLPVEDGEAIAWLHRNTDVLARDDDEMRCRFRIRVSERRRGEVLERFKGRLTPVGDAVTS; encoded by the coding sequence GTGATCGTGCCGGTGCTCACCGGTCGTGCGGCCGGGGAGAGCGCCGCCGCGCGCCGGTCTCCGCAGGCCCGGCTGGAGGAAGCGGTCGGCCTTGCCGCGGCCATCGACCTGGAGGTCGTGTCCTCCGGCATCGCCAACATCGCGCAGCCGCGCCCGGGCACGCTCTTCGGGAGCGGCAAGGTCGAGGATCTGGCCGCCATCGTGCGGGCGGAAGAGCTCGAGCTCATCGTCGTCGACCATCCGCTGACGCCGATCCAGCAGCGCAACCTGGAAAAGGCGCTCAAGTGCAAGGTGCTCGACCGCACGGGCCTGATCCTCGAGATCTTCGGCGCCCGCGCCAGCACCGCGGAGGGCACGCTGCAGGTCGAGCTGGCGCATCTCAAGTGGCAGAAAAGCCGGCTGGTGCGCTCCTGGACCCACCTGGAACGCCAGCGCGGCGGCCTCGGCTTCGTCGGCGGCCCCGGCGAAACCCAGATCGAGGCCGACCGGCGGCTCATCCAGGAGCGGATCACGCGCCTTGAACGCGAGCTTGCCCAGGTCAGCCGCACCCGCGACCTGCACCGGCAGAAGCGCAAGAAGGTGCCGCAGCCCGTCGTGGCCCTCGTCGGCTACACCAACGCCGGAAAATCGACGCTGTTCAACCGGCTGACCCGCTCCGAGGTCTTCGCCAAGGACCTGCTGTTCGCCACCCTCGACCCGACCCTGCGCCGCGTCGCGCTGCCGCACGGGCGCGAGATCATCCTCTCCGACACGGTGGGCTTCATCTCCGACCTGCCGACCCATCTCATCGCCGCCTTCCGGGCGACGCTGGAGGAGGTGACGGAGGCGGACCTCGTGCTGCATGTGCGCGACATCGCGCATGAGGATACCGAGGCGCAGGCGCAGGACGTCTCCGACACGCTGGAAATCCTGGGCTTCGGCGCGGAGCGCGACGTGCCGATCATCGAGGTGTGGAACAAGATCGACCTGCTGGCAGGCGAGCGCAGCGCCGCGCTGCTCGCCGCCAACCAAGGCGCGGGCCGCGGCGACGGGCCGGTCAGCGTGTCGGCCCAGAACGGTCAGGGACTGGACGACCTGCTCGCGCGCATCGAGGCGGAATTGTCGGCCGGAAGCGCCAGTTTCGACGTGACCCTGCCGGTCGAGGATGGCGAGGCCATCGCCTGGCTGCATCGCAACACGGACGTGCTGGCGCGCGACGACGACGAGATGCGCTGCCGCTTCCGCATCCGCGTGTCGGAGCGCCGGCGCGGCGAGGTTCTGGAGCGGTTCAAGGGCCGGCTGACGCCGGTGGGCGACGCGGTCACCTCCTGA
- a CDS encoding ABC transporter permease: MVKLILRRLVQMVLIMAVASLLLFAIFDTPEFKKRLAVQELGGFAVSALTDESYNAWLAEKGLDAPFYIRYVNWLGDILQGDLGFSYEKNREVAPLLMDRLANTGILAFFVFALMIPISLVLGILAGMKEGSVQDRSISFISVFTTSIPEIATAILLTVVLALGLGWLPAKSAMISGFDFKQLVLPVLTLVIYDFGYVARMTRASMAEVMTSQYIRTAILKGIPYRRVIMKHALRNALIAPFTLIVLQLNWLLSGVVVVEVFFEYDGFGKLLLEAALFPDVEVVQACTLVAVAVAVMSQIISDIGYTFLNPRIRFA; this comes from the coding sequence ATGGTCAAACTGATCCTGAGGCGGCTTGTTCAGATGGTTCTGATCATGGCCGTCGCATCGCTTTTGCTGTTCGCGATTTTCGACACGCCGGAGTTCAAGAAGCGGCTCGCCGTTCAGGAACTTGGCGGCTTCGCCGTCTCGGCGCTGACGGACGAAAGCTACAACGCCTGGCTGGCGGAAAAGGGCCTCGATGCCCCCTTTTACATTCGCTACGTGAACTGGCTCGGCGATATCCTGCAGGGCGATCTCGGGTTTTCCTATGAGAAGAACCGGGAGGTCGCGCCGCTGCTGATGGACCGGCTGGCCAACACGGGCATCCTGGCGTTCTTCGTCTTCGCCCTCATGATCCCGATCTCGCTGGTGCTCGGGATTCTCGCCGGCATGAAGGAGGGCTCGGTCCAGGACCGCTCGATTTCCTTCATATCGGTGTTCACCACCAGCATTCCGGAAATCGCGACGGCCATCCTGCTCACCGTGGTGCTGGCGCTCGGTCTCGGTTGGCTGCCGGCGAAATCGGCGATGATCAGCGGTTTCGACTTCAAGCAGCTGGTGCTGCCGGTGCTGACGCTGGTGATCTACGATTTCGGCTATGTGGCGCGCATGACCCGTGCCTCGATGGCGGAGGTGATGACCTCGCAATACATCCGCACCGCAATCCTGAAGGGCATTCCCTATCGCCGGGTGATCATGAAGCACGCCCTGCGCAACGCGCTGATCGCCCCCTTCACGCTGATCGTGCTGCAGCTCAACTGGCTGCTGTCCGGCGTCGTCGTGGTCGAGGTGTTCTTCGAATACGACGGCTTCGGCAAGCTTCTGCTGGAGGCGGCGCTCTTCCCGGACGTGGAGGTCGTGCAGGCCTGCACGCTGGTGGCAGTCGCCGTGGCCGTGATGTCGCAGATCATCTCCGACATCGGCTACACCTTCCTGAATCCGCGCATTCGCTTCGCCTGA
- the mazG gene encoding nucleoside triphosphate pyrophosphohydrolase, with the protein MTPDRDIQRLIDIMTALRTPGTGCPWDLEQTFETIVPYTIEEAYEVADAIHRGDPVDLREELGDLLLQVVYHAQMAREAGTFDFGDVVEGITAKMIRRHPHVFGDEEARSAGIAKGSWERIKSQEKDARARQRAALGLEDAPPAYLDDVPSAFPALTEAEKLQKRAARVGFDWGAAGPVLDKIREETEELAAEIGAAPQALERDRIEDELGDLLFAVANLARHLEIDPEAALKRTNRKFRSRFAEIERAAQERRTSLEAMSLEEMEAAWQAAKRPSRPQTPPSPERQGD; encoded by the coding sequence ATGACCCCGGACCGCGACATCCAGCGCCTGATCGACATCATGACCGCGCTCAGAACGCCGGGCACCGGATGCCCCTGGGATCTGGAGCAGACCTTCGAGACCATCGTGCCCTATACGATCGAGGAAGCCTATGAGGTGGCCGACGCGATCCATCGCGGCGATCCGGTGGATCTACGCGAGGAGCTGGGCGATCTGCTGCTGCAGGTCGTCTATCACGCGCAGATGGCGCGCGAGGCCGGGACCTTCGACTTCGGCGATGTGGTGGAAGGCATCACGGCCAAGATGATCCGCCGGCATCCGCATGTCTTCGGCGACGAGGAGGCGCGATCCGCCGGCATCGCCAAGGGGTCATGGGAGCGGATCAAGAGCCAGGAAAAGGACGCGCGCGCCCGCCAGCGCGCCGCGCTGGGACTGGAGGACGCCCCGCCCGCCTATCTCGACGACGTGCCCTCCGCCTTCCCCGCGCTGACGGAAGCGGAAAAGCTGCAGAAGCGCGCCGCGCGCGTCGGCTTCGACTGGGGCGCGGCCGGCCCGGTGCTCGACAAGATCCGCGAGGAAACGGAGGAACTCGCCGCCGAGATCGGCGCGGCGCCGCAAGCGCTTGAGCGCGACCGGATCGAGGACGAGCTGGGCGATCTGCTCTTCGCCGTGGCGAATCTCGCCCGACATCTGGAGATCGACCCGGAAGCCGCGCTCAAGCGTACCAACAGGAAGTTCCGCAGCCGGTTCGCGGAGATCGAGCGCGCGGCGCAGGAGCGGCGGACGTCGCTCGAGGCGATGAGCCTGGAAGAGATGGAAGCGGCCTGGCAGGCGGCGAAGCGGCCCTCCCGTCCGCAGACGCCGCCCTCGCCGGAGAGACAGGGGGATTGA
- the arfB gene encoding alternative ribosome rescue aminoacyl-tRNA hydrolase ArfB: protein MSQDTWQDALVVGRGITIPARELSEEFIRASGPGGQNVNKVSSAVQLRFHLAANETLPEDVKARLARLAGQRLTRDGDILIQADRFRSQERNREDARERLVALVERALERPKPRRPTRPTRGSKERRLASKKQRGQTKKLRGRPVD from the coding sequence ATGAGCCAGGACACATGGCAGGACGCGCTCGTCGTCGGGCGCGGCATCACGATCCCGGCGCGCGAGTTGTCCGAGGAGTTCATCCGGGCGTCCGGCCCCGGCGGTCAGAACGTCAACAAGGTGTCGAGCGCGGTGCAATTGCGCTTTCACCTCGCGGCCAATGAGACCCTGCCCGAGGACGTCAAGGCGCGGCTTGCGCGGCTCGCCGGCCAGCGCCTGACCCGCGACGGCGACATTCTGATCCAGGCCGACCGGTTCCGCTCGCAGGAGCGCAATCGCGAGGACGCCCGGGAGCGTCTCGTCGCGCTTGTCGAGCGTGCGCTGGAACGCCCCAAGCCGCGCCGGCCGACCCGGCCGACGCGTGGCTCGAAGGAGCGACGGCTCGCGTCCAAGAAACAGCGCGGCCAGACGAAGAAACTGCGTGGCCGGCCCGTCGATTGA
- a CDS encoding pyridoxamine 5'-phosphate oxidase family protein: protein MTLVTSESDLEALYGTANLASTAKEIDHVCEHYARLIEASPFVAVATSGPEGLDCSPRGDRGPVVRIDTPRRLTMPDRRGNNRIDTLRNIVRDPRIALLFLIPGSGTTVRVNGRAAVSVDPQLIASFEVEGQRPRSVIVIDVERVYFQCARAIVRSRIWDGATHLDPATLPTPGDILATLSEERVGGAAYDAEWPERARKTLW from the coding sequence ATGACCCTCGTCACCTCGGAAAGCGACCTCGAAGCGCTGTATGGAACGGCCAATCTCGCCTCCACGGCGAAGGAGATCGATCATGTTTGCGAGCACTACGCCCGGCTGATCGAGGCCTCGCCCTTCGTGGCGGTGGCGACCTCCGGGCCCGAGGGGCTCGACTGCTCGCCGCGCGGCGACCGCGGGCCGGTCGTGCGCATCGACACGCCACGACGCCTGACGATGCCGGACCGGCGCGGCAACAACCGCATCGACACGCTGCGCAACATCGTGCGCGACCCGCGCATCGCGCTGCTGTTCCTCATTCCCGGCAGCGGCACCACGGTGCGCGTCAACGGGCGCGCGGCCGTCAGTGTCGATCCGCAGCTGATCGCCTCCTTCGAGGTCGAGGGGCAACGGCCGCGCTCGGTCATCGTGATCGACGTGGAGCGGGTCTATTTCCAGTGCGCCCGGGCGATCGTGCGCTCGCGGATCTGGGATGGCGCGACGCATTTGGACCCGGCGACGCTGCCCACGCCCGGCGACATCCTCGCCACCTTGAGCGAGGAGCGCGTCGGCGGCGCGGCCTATGACGCCGAATGGCCCGAGCGCGCCCGCAAGACGCTTTGGTAA
- a CDS encoding ABC transporter permease — MAVTELDAGPALLDRLSRPKPLVALALLMWVPLTAYVMFAGSLGDNASSVLLPAIPATLLLYVLGVRAFRESWVAVIGLTLVFFWLLMAVTAPFLPLLDPNKPIAPFVTPLSERGDIFFWLGTDFKGRDMLSRMIWGCQRVLVWGVTATMVAYVVGAMFGLISGYLAGWWDEVISFAANVLLSFPVMVLFIVILNYLGPSGFNIVVAVTFASAPAIMRIVRGLAMDIKTRDYVFAAQTRGEHPLYIMVFELLPNVRGPIIVDACLRLGYTTVAITTLTFLGLGLQPPDPDWGLMIRESAKTAMLWKFSYMLLVPALAVSSLILGFNLMADGLREMSLRD; from the coding sequence ATGGCCGTTACCGAACTCGACGCCGGTCCCGCCCTGCTTGACCGCCTGTCCAGACCCAAGCCGCTCGTTGCGCTTGCGCTTTTGATGTGGGTGCCGCTCACCGCCTATGTGATGTTCGCCGGCTCGCTCGGCGACAACGCCTCGTCGGTGCTGCTGCCGGCGATCCCCGCGACGCTGCTGCTCTATGTGCTCGGCGTGCGGGCCTTCCGCGAAAGCTGGGTGGCCGTGATCGGGCTGACGCTGGTCTTCTTCTGGCTGCTGATGGCCGTGACCGCGCCGTTCCTGCCGCTGCTCGATCCCAACAAGCCGATCGCGCCCTTCGTCACGCCGCTCAGCGAGCGGGGGGACATCTTTTTCTGGCTCGGCACCGACTTCAAGGGCCGCGACATGCTTTCGCGCATGATCTGGGGCTGCCAGCGGGTGCTGGTCTGGGGCGTGACGGCGACGATGGTGGCCTATGTGGTCGGCGCCATGTTCGGCCTCATCTCGGGCTATCTCGCCGGCTGGTGGGACGAGGTGATCTCCTTCGCCGCCAACGTGCTGCTGTCCTTCCCGGTGATGGTGCTGTTCATCGTGATCCTCAATTACCTCGGGCCGTCGGGCTTCAACATCGTGGTCGCGGTGACCTTTGCCTCCGCGCCGGCGATCATGCGCATCGTTCGCGGGCTCGCGATGGACATCAAGACCCGCGACTATGTCTTCGCGGCACAGACGCGCGGCGAGCATCCGCTCTACATCATGGTGTTCGAGCTGCTGCCGAACGTGCGCGGGCCGATCATCGTCGATGCCTGCCTGCGGCTCGGCTACACGACCGTGGCGATCACCACGCTGACCTTCCTCGGGCTCGGCCTGCAGCCGCCCGATCCGGACTGGGGGCTGATGATCCGCGAAAGCGCCAAGACGGCGATGCTGTGGAAGTTCTCCTACATGCTGCTGGTGCCGGCGCTCGCCGTCTCGAGCCTCATTCTCGGCTTCAACCTGATGGCCGACGGCCTGCGCGAAATGAGCCTGAGGGACTAG
- a CDS encoding DUF1194 domain-containing protein, whose protein sequence is MTALFDRAEKALHPAVFLVLLGLAFAGAPRAALSQTAVDLELVLAVDASASVDAGEYALQMRGIAAAFRSAEVQAAIAGGPLGRIAVALAVWAEAERPADLSPFVLIEAPMSAERFAQMAERWPRRVNGGTGIGSGLAHAMRHFDRNGFAGARQVVDVSGDGRETPPRDYTVLIDTARGMALSRGVTINGLAIETDDPELAAWYRAHVASGPQSFVLAIDDYGDFAEAMRRKLLREIEALPPVSRLDAARGR, encoded by the coding sequence ATGACCGCGCTTTTCGACAGGGCCGAAAAGGCCCTGCACCCTGCCGTGTTCCTTGTCTTGCTTGGCCTCGCCTTTGCCGGCGCGCCCCGCGCCGCGCTGTCGCAAACGGCGGTGGATCTGGAGCTGGTGCTGGCGGTCGACGCGTCGGCCAGCGTCGATGCCGGCGAATACGCCTTGCAGATGCGCGGCATCGCGGCGGCTTTCCGCTCCGCCGAGGTGCAGGCAGCCATCGCGGGCGGCCCGCTCGGACGGATCGCGGTGGCGTTGGCCGTCTGGGCCGAGGCGGAGCGCCCGGCCGATCTCTCGCCCTTCGTGCTGATCGAGGCGCCAATGTCGGCAGAACGCTTCGCGCAAATGGCGGAGCGCTGGCCGCGCCGGGTGAACGGCGGCACGGGAATCGGGTCGGGGCTTGCGCATGCCATGCGCCATTTCGACCGCAACGGCTTCGCCGGTGCGCGGCAGGTGGTCGACGTGTCGGGCGACGGGCGCGAAACGCCGCCGCGCGACTATACGGTGCTGATCGACACCGCGCGCGGGATGGCCCTGTCGCGCGGCGTCACCATCAACGGCCTGGCCATTGAGACGGACGACCCCGAGCTTGCCGCCTGGTATCGCGCGCATGTGGCGAGCGGACCTCAGAGCTTCGTCCTCGCCATCGACGATTACGGCGATTTCGCCGAGGCCATGCGCCGCAAGCTCCTGCGCGAGATCGAGGCCCTGCCTCCGGTGTCGCGTCTGGACGCGGCACGCGGGCGGTGA